A part of Candidatus Babeliaceae bacterium genomic DNA contains:
- a CDS encoding 1-acyl-sn-glycerol-3-phosphate acyltransferase, protein MTQREKVFELLRTLCTYVLVVCVGIVFLMPAMVLIVILPDSRRYDNRVLSWLIMMFFWSCTKILFMPIVVEGKENIPDKPVIIVANHQSVIDIVLVGSIFYNYPLIWFVLDYYAKKIAYGFFIKKMGIPVTRDDPHQAARALLRSIRFVTTGNHNLVIFPEGTRHVDGKVHDFFKGFAIIAKRSQCPVVPVYMPYNYRVYPPYSFLAHRHEIVVVIGKPIYYEPDDTDETFAQKVYTWFLTEQNRYD, encoded by the coding sequence ATGACGCAGCGTGAGAAAGTTTTTGAATTACTAAGAACATTATGTACGTATGTTTTGGTAGTGTGTGTAGGGATTGTTTTTTTGATGCCGGCGATGGTGCTGATAGTTATTTTGCCTGACTCGCGCCGCTATGATAATCGCGTATTATCTTGGTTGATTATGATGTTTTTTTGGTCATGTACCAAAATATTATTTATGCCAATTGTTGTTGAGGGAAAAGAAAATATTCCAGATAAGCCGGTTATTATTGTTGCTAATCATCAGTCCGTTATCGATATTGTTTTAGTAGGTTCTATTTTTTATAATTATCCGTTAATTTGGTTTGTGCTTGATTATTATGCAAAAAAAATTGCGTATGGTTTTTTTATAAAAAAAATGGGAATTCCTGTTACGCGCGATGACCCGCATCAAGCAGCACGTGCGCTTTTACGGAGTATACGTTTTGTAACGACAGGTAATCATAATTTGGTTATTTTCCCGGAAGGTACCCGTCATGTTGATGGCAAAGTGCATGACTTTTTTAAAGGCTTTGCTATTATAGCAAAGAGGTCTCAGTGCCCCGTGGTACCGGTGTACATGCCATATAATTATAGAGTGTATCCGCCCTATAGTTTTTTGGCACACCGGCATGAAATCGTAGTTGTGATCGGCAAACCGATCTATTATGAGCCGGACGACACAGACGAGACATTTGCTCAGAAAGTATATACATGGTTTTTAACAGAACAGAATAGGTATGATTGA
- a CDS encoding VWA domain-containing protein, which produces MIEFLYPWMIIAGVILLLCSIVARYYTHKPIQYTFPLTSFIKKALGSRSNLSRFLRTALYALRIVAIISLIIALARPRIPDYSTRQDVEGVDIMMVLDVSGSMQCFDDMHDRRPRFEVARTEAIKFINQRVHDPIGLVLFGATAITRCPLTLDKKLLVSLIDQTKIGDLDPDGTVYSIALSMAVNRLKTSKARSKIIIALTDGSPSEHDIDPHIALDLAKKNGIKIYTIGIGGEHGGYIQHQMYGLCQMPSPLNKQLLYECARQTGGTFFEAKNPKDVERIYGMINDLETTTLSAPSYQSYFEYFTIFLWIAYVALLCELVLALWLVVL; this is translated from the coding sequence ATGATTGAGTTTTTGTATCCATGGATGATAATCGCAGGCGTGATTTTATTACTGTGTAGTATTGTCGCGCGTTATTATACCCATAAGCCAATACAATACACATTCCCTCTAACGTCTTTTATTAAAAAAGCATTGGGCTCTCGCTCGAATTTATCTCGCTTTTTGCGTACAGCATTATATGCGCTAAGAATTGTGGCAATTATATCTTTAATTATTGCTCTAGCGCGTCCTAGAATACCTGATTATTCAACTAGGCAGGATGTCGAGGGTGTTGATATTATGATGGTGCTTGATGTTTCTGGCAGCATGCAATGTTTTGATGATATGCATGATAGAAGACCGCGATTTGAAGTGGCAAGAACAGAAGCTATTAAGTTTATTAATCAACGCGTGCATGATCCTATCGGACTAGTTCTTTTTGGCGCAACGGCTATTACGCGGTGCCCGCTGACGCTTGATAAAAAATTACTTGTTTCATTAATTGACCAGACCAAAATTGGAGACCTTGATCCTGACGGTACGGTGTATAGTATAGCTCTTTCTATGGCAGTCAATAGATTGAAAACATCTAAGGCGCGATCAAAAATTATTATTGCGTTAACTGATGGGTCTCCGTCTGAGCATGATATTGATCCGCACATTGCGCTTGATCTTGCAAAAAAGAATGGCATAAAGATATATACTATTGGGATCGGCGGTGAGCATGGCGGGTATATACAGCATCAGATGTATGGTCTTTGTCAAATGCCGAGTCCTCTTAATAAACAGTTATTGTATGAATGTGCTCGTCAAACCGGGGGAACTTTTTTTGAAGCAAAAAATCCAAAGGACGTTGAGCGTATTTATGGCATGATTAATGATCTCGAAACAACAACGTTGTCGGCTCCAAGTTATCAATCTTATTTTGAATATTTTACGATTTTTTTGTGGATCGCCTATGTGGCGTTACTGTGTGAGCTTGTGTTAGCATTATGGTTGGTTGTCTTATGA
- a CDS encoding VWA domain-containing protein, producing the protein MIYAGSFYYVMPAIVLALLLCLYRFYQQRRSIYKLVAGRTELLINFSRIKFIIKQFLLISAFFALGLALMRPATQGAAQEIDRKGRDIIIALDVSRSMNATDCLPNRLAAAREKIKHLIDLDPSARVGLLLFSGDASMQCPLTDDHDVFKLFLDMVGSETVSSGTTCLSRALEKIVGHFSEHDATRSKLVVLVTDGEDFSGSLDVVKKQLQDLDIRLCIMGVATPDGAPIPLQEGYQLDSSGNIVISCLNEPLLKAVANECHGVYMRITPDSTDVRRIFDYIQHFEQEYQKKQSLVILDEKYCYGAGLALALLIIEWLL; encoded by the coding sequence ATGATATATGCCGGATCTTTCTATTACGTTATGCCCGCTATTGTACTAGCGCTTTTATTGTGTCTGTACCGTTTTTATCAACAAAGAAGAAGTATTTATAAGTTAGTTGCAGGGCGTACTGAATTACTGATTAATTTTTCGCGTATTAAGTTTATTATAAAACAGTTTTTATTAATCTCAGCTTTTTTTGCATTAGGCTTAGCGTTAATGCGTCCGGCTACGCAAGGTGCTGCGCAGGAAATTGATAGAAAGGGCCGTGATATTATTATTGCACTTGACGTGTCTCGTAGCATGAATGCTACTGATTGTTTGCCGAATAGGCTTGCAGCGGCGCGTGAAAAAATTAAGCATTTAATCGATCTTGATCCGAGTGCACGTGTCGGGTTATTGCTTTTTTCGGGTGATGCATCCATGCAGTGTCCATTAACTGATGATCATGATGTATTTAAGCTGTTTTTAGACATGGTGGGCAGTGAAACGGTCTCTTCCGGTACTACCTGTTTGTCGCGAGCGTTAGAAAAAATAGTAGGGCATTTTAGCGAGCATGATGCAACGAGAAGTAAGCTTGTTGTGCTTGTAACAGATGGCGAAGATTTTTCTGGGTCCCTTGACGTGGTTAAAAAGCAGTTGCAGGATCTTGATATACGCTTATGTATTATGGGTGTTGCAACGCCGGATGGCGCTCCTATACCATTACAAGAAGGGTATCAATTAGACTCATCTGGGAATATTGTCATTTCTTGTCTTAATGAACCATTATTAAAAGCTGTGGCAAACGAATGTCATGGCGTTTATATGCGTATAACTCCTGATAGTACCGATGTGCGACGTATTTTTGATTATATACAACATTTTGAACAGGAATATCAAAAAAAACAGTCGCTTGTTATTTTAGATGAAAAATATTGTTACGGTGCAGGTTTGGCGTTAGCATTACTGATAATTGAGTGGTTATTATGA
- a CDS encoding tetratricopeptide repeat protein, which produces MMYKIFWLLCIVFSSAAASLEKLEQNIINNPRDYASCYNAGVHVFKQKDYARAAEFFSVALQNSESAMSAQREHILYNRGNAYAKLKKYQQALEDFESVVRENPENKIAQQKIADMRRLLEEEKSQKPESEQDKQEEKKDKEKSQEKRSEQKEQKEQEEKSDDQQESPEQNTENKKTQEHNIPQDKCNDKDENGPEQPGSEQSVPEQSALEKKLCALLDEQEKESQQRYMKAQVVQGKQNGVPHEHNW; this is translated from the coding sequence ATGATGTATAAAATTTTTTGGTTGCTATGTATTGTTTTTTCTAGCGCAGCAGCGAGCTTGGAAAAACTGGAACAAAACATTATTAATAATCCTCGTGATTATGCATCGTGCTACAATGCGGGCGTGCATGTTTTTAAACAAAAAGATTATGCCCGTGCAGCAGAATTTTTTTCTGTTGCGCTTCAAAATTCTGAGTCGGCGATGTCTGCTCAACGTGAGCATATTTTGTATAATCGAGGCAATGCCTATGCAAAGCTTAAAAAGTATCAGCAGGCGTTAGAGGATTTTGAGTCGGTTGTACGAGAAAATCCTGAAAATAAAATTGCGCAGCAAAAAATTGCAGACATGAGAAGATTATTAGAAGAAGAAAAATCTCAAAAACCAGAATCCGAACAAGATAAACAAGAAGAAAAAAAAGATAAAGAAAAAAGCCAAGAGAAGCGGTCCGAGCAAAAAGAGCAGAAAGAGCAAGAAGAAAAATCCGATGACCAGCAAGAGAGCCCAGAACAAAACACAGAGAATAAAAAAACTCAGGAACATAATATACCTCAAGATAAGTGTAATGATAAAGACGAAAACGGTCCAGAGCAGCCCGGCTCAGAGCAATCTGTTCCAGAACAGTCTGCGTTAGAAAAAAAATTATGCGCATTGTTAGATGAGCAAGAAAAAGAGTCTCAGCAGCGCTATATGAAAGCTCAAGTGGTTCAGGGTAAGCAGAACGGAGTACCACATGAACATAATTGGTAA
- a CDS encoding BatD family protein: MKHINGVSARIERYEYKILPEMIGQLVIPPIRVITDRGTYDSQIIKAEVVQAQQVAGVPQSNALIACTLTVDQRNVVVGEHVTYTIQAQYQPNVITIHSLMSPTIDNVQMIDIVGPTPVSSHNQSMQIIEWKGSFYAKKTGPLTLTPACIYYFERDNSIFSRMGIFGGFAPRAECYSQPLDIVVDQLPRNCSAIGRFSEYVVRADRTSVPCRQAVRLSSYITGSGTFDECEPAVINISGNCKIYHAPVLKKNSDTTIHYSDSVVQPLEDGFMNIPMQDFVYFDTALRTCVTLHADPSVIHVSHVEIEPQLPCIDSTDTGVQVIQEVYTPYYRFCDRWYVPWQIMLCILFLCALFVIINKYCYRFIIFCMFKFFTYRLLYAARKRLARKQSTVYDIFKELFVFLLQKYSDDISEQDIECFLVRNGLPDADVAEWRIFWNHALEDNFSDKDGCFEKDSLYTRARYWILLFQKKIV; the protein is encoded by the coding sequence ATGAAGCATATTAATGGGGTATCTGCTCGCATTGAACGATATGAATATAAAATTTTGCCGGAGATGATTGGCCAATTAGTTATACCACCTATACGTGTTATTACCGATAGAGGGACATACGATTCTCAAATTATTAAGGCAGAGGTTGTGCAAGCGCAACAGGTTGCTGGCGTTCCACAATCTAACGCTTTAATAGCATGTACGCTGACTGTTGATCAGCGCAACGTAGTTGTTGGAGAGCATGTAACGTATACTATTCAAGCACAGTATCAACCGAATGTTATCACCATTCATTCGCTGATGTCACCGACAATTGATAATGTTCAGATGATTGATATTGTTGGGCCTACGCCGGTATCGTCGCACAATCAATCAATGCAGATTATTGAATGGAAGGGAAGTTTTTACGCAAAAAAAACAGGACCACTTACGCTTACCCCGGCGTGCATATATTATTTTGAACGGGATAATTCTATTTTTTCCAGAATGGGTATTTTTGGTGGATTTGCGCCACGTGCAGAATGTTACTCGCAGCCATTAGATATTGTTGTTGATCAGTTGCCACGTAATTGTAGTGCCATAGGGCGTTTTAGTGAATATGTAGTACGAGCTGATAGAACGTCAGTTCCGTGCAGGCAGGCTGTGCGTTTGTCGTCTTATATAACGGGCTCGGGTACTTTTGATGAGTGTGAGCCTGCTGTAATAAATATTTCTGGTAACTGTAAAATATATCACGCGCCTGTATTGAAAAAAAATTCTGACACTACTATACATTATAGTGATTCGGTTGTTCAGCCGCTAGAGGATGGGTTCATGAATATACCTATGCAAGATTTTGTCTATTTTGACACGGCTCTGAGGACCTGTGTAACGTTACATGCTGATCCATCTGTTATACACGTTAGTCATGTAGAAATAGAGCCGCAGCTACCATGTATTGATAGCACAGATACTGGTGTTCAAGTGATACAAGAAGTGTATACGCCATATTATAGATTTTGTGATAGGTGGTATGTTCCGTGGCAGATTATGTTGTGCATACTGTTCTTATGTGCTCTTTTTGTAATAATAAATAAATATTGTTATCGTTTTATAATTTTTTGCATGTTTAAATTTTTTACATATAGATTGTTGTATGCAGCGCGTAAGCGATTAGCGCGCAAACAGTCGACTGTTTATGATATTTTTAAAGAATTATTTGTTTTTTTATTGCAAAAATATTCAGACGATATATCAGAGCAAGATATCGAGTGTTTTTTAGTACGCAATGGTCTTCCTGATGCTGATGTCGCTGAATGGCGAATTTTTTGGAACCATGCTTTGGAGGATAATTTTTCTGACAAAGATGGTTGTTTTGAAAAAGATTCATTATATACTAGAGCACGTTATTGGATTTTGTTGTTTCAGAAAAAAATTGTATGA
- a CDS encoding M23 family metallopeptidase, which translates to MKLRNTFLLQGAGIIWFIILIVLTALLVFEYKSFKNELMDLVQLREDYQGLSIMLRRMIVDNERSKTETANDSEIREKKKINEDAAFMVVNRDQEYLRKAAISFARAYNLDCVVGKMYEVNAPKKVSIIKKKRRSYRSPRRIFPHLVRREVIFEWPIERNQFWLSSPYGPRKKGFHYGIDLAAVHGTIVHAAGAGIVVEAGYVSGYGNTIVIEHNTKFATRYAHLAKIFVHVGQRVKQCAVIGKVGDTGHILKQGKDGSHLHFEVKMYGKKVNPLYFLA; encoded by the coding sequence GTGAAGCTACGTAATACATTCTTGTTGCAGGGAGCAGGCATTATATGGTTTATTATTTTAATTGTTCTTACAGCGCTTTTGGTTTTTGAATATAAATCTTTCAAGAATGAATTGATGGATCTTGTTCAATTGAGAGAGGATTATCAGGGATTGTCGATTATGCTCAGGCGGATGATTGTTGATAATGAACGTTCAAAAACTGAAACAGCGAATGATTCTGAAATTCGAGAAAAAAAAAAAATAAATGAAGATGCTGCATTTATGGTTGTAAATAGAGATCAAGAATATTTACGAAAAGCTGCTATAAGTTTCGCCCGTGCATATAATCTTGATTGTGTTGTGGGTAAAATGTATGAAGTAAATGCTCCTAAAAAGGTTTCCATAATCAAGAAAAAAAGACGATCGTATCGGTCGCCAAGGCGCATTTTTCCGCATCTTGTTCGTAGGGAGGTTATTTTTGAGTGGCCTATAGAACGTAACCAATTTTGGCTAAGTTCTCCGTACGGTCCTCGCAAAAAAGGGTTCCATTATGGGATTGATCTTGCAGCGGTTCATGGTACTATAGTACATGCCGCGGGCGCAGGCATTGTTGTGGAGGCCGGTTATGTATCAGGTTACGGAAATACCATTGTTATTGAGCATAATACAAAATTTGCAACGCGCTATGCGCATTTAGCAAAAATATTTGTGCATGTTGGGCAACGAGTTAAGCAATGTGCCGTTATTGGTAAAGTTGGTGATACGGGACATATTTTAAAGCAAGGTAAGGACGGATCTCATTTGCATTTTGAAGTTAAAATGTATGGTAAAAAAGTGAATCCTCTCTATTTTCTTGCATAA
- the lepB gene encoding signal peptidase I, producing the protein MIKKVITWYKRPHKSTIEQYIEAFIIIVPLAFFIRTFFYGLYKVPTGSMETTMLVGEYFLADKFTVWFTPIKRGDIIAFNDPNYSYSDNKIINIWQRYVWGPSNWTKRVIGLPGERVKGVIEDGHPVIYINDIKLDEPYINKYPIIALWAVKPMLDNLENARFDTYKSYDPALPFDQQNFYRIDKDMIIDIPGFENVLSPGTPKSDGGDVFEVTLGDHEYWAMGDNRLGSFDSRGWGALDGSQIHGKIIFRLFSLDSYQSWWIVDLLQHPLDFFKRIRFSRCLQRV; encoded by the coding sequence ATGATTAAAAAAGTAATAACGTGGTATAAACGTCCTCATAAATCGACAATAGAGCAATATATTGAGGCATTTATTATTATTGTGCCACTTGCTTTTTTTATACGAACATTTTTTTATGGTTTATATAAGGTTCCTACGGGATCGATGGAAACGACCATGCTTGTTGGTGAATATTTTTTGGCAGATAAGTTTACGGTATGGTTTACGCCTATTAAACGTGGCGATATTATAGCGTTTAATGATCCAAATTATTCTTATTCTGATAATAAAATTATTAATATTTGGCAGCGTTATGTGTGGGGGCCGTCTAATTGGACAAAGCGAGTGATTGGTCTTCCTGGAGAACGAGTTAAGGGCGTTATCGAAGACGGGCATCCCGTTATTTATATTAACGATATTAAATTGGATGAACCGTATATAAATAAATATCCTATTATTGCTTTATGGGCTGTTAAGCCCATGCTAGATAATCTAGAAAATGCTCGTTTTGATACCTATAAATCATATGATCCTGCTCTGCCATTTGATCAGCAAAATTTTTATAGAATTGATAAAGATATGATTATTGATATTCCCGGATTTGAAAATGTATTATCTCCTGGAACCCCAAAGAGTGATGGAGGTGATGTTTTTGAAGTTACGTTGGGTGATCATGAATATTGGGCTATGGGCGATAATAGGTTAGGCAGCTTTGATTCACGCGGTTGGGGCGCCTTAGATGGATCACAGATTCATGGAAAAATAATTTTTAGATTATTTTCACTTGATAGTTATCAATCATGGTGGATCGTTGATTTATTGCAGCATCCCCTTGATTTTTTTAAGAGAATTAGGTTTAGTCGTTGTTTGCAACGTGTTTAA
- a CDS encoding rhodanese-like domain-containing protein has protein sequence MMFNKKIGFFSAIILLAGCGKESTHNQVEKHEASLYVVNVLDQAQYNDAHIKGSINIQLQELEEKVKDWNKDATVVFYCSNYMCTASGQAAKMLTALGFKDTRAFEGGMAEWYQLHKDDAEYALVGKAQDGYLTMVIKKPATEPAGVQIIDAKELKKLMKKANLL, from the coding sequence ATGATGTTTAATAAAAAAATAGGATTTTTTTCAGCAATTATATTGCTTGCTGGTTGTGGTAAAGAATCAACACACAATCAAGTTGAAAAACATGAAGCTAGTCTGTATGTGGTAAATGTTCTTGATCAAGCACAATATAATGATGCGCATATTAAGGGTTCGATCAATATTCAGTTGCAAGAGCTGGAAGAAAAAGTAAAAGATTGGAATAAAGATGCTACAGTTGTTTTTTATTGTTCCAATTATATGTGTACAGCAAGTGGGCAAGCCGCAAAAATGCTGACAGCGCTTGGTTTTAAGGATACAAGGGCGTTTGAAGGTGGAATGGCTGAGTGGTACCAATTACATAAAGACGATGCGGAGTATGCTCTGGTTGGTAAGGCTCAAGATGGTTATTTGACCATGGTTATTAAAAAACCTGCCACTGAACCCGCTGGAGTGCAAATAATTGATGCAAAAGAGTTGAAAAAACTTATGAAAAAAGCTAATCTATTATGA
- a CDS encoding HU family DNA-binding protein, producing MNKAKLIEHMSKMSKLPKASCKKALEAFIKSIGQTLKGGKSVVLTGFGTFAVMKRKSRTGVNPATGKKMQIPAKKVAKFKPGKALREIVAI from the coding sequence ATGAATAAGGCAAAATTAATAGAACATATGTCTAAGATGTCCAAATTGCCTAAAGCTTCTTGTAAAAAGGCTTTAGAAGCTTTCATCAAGTCAATTGGACAAACGCTAAAAGGTGGAAAATCTGTAGTATTAACCGGCTTTGGCACGTTTGCTGTTATGAAAAGAAAAAGCCGTACAGGTGTGAATCCAGCGACTGGTAAAAAAATGCAAATTCCTGCTAAAAAAGTTGCTAAATTTAAGCCAGGAAAAGCTTTGAGAGAAATAGTTGCGATTTAA
- a CDS encoding FUN14 domain-containing protein translates to MKGQLTWMDSIKALLHNYPSWIISCCLWTLGGVVVGFLIKNFGKIIFYSLILFFILLLLFYYLKIVTVNISVVKGFLGLSSISSVDAAARFYVSVLRNNIISCVGFVIGFIIGWRFS, encoded by the coding sequence ATGAAGGGTCAACTTACGTGGATGGATTCAATTAAAGCGCTGTTGCATAATTATCCATCATGGATTATTTCTTGTTGTTTATGGACGCTCGGTGGCGTTGTTGTTGGTTTTTTAATTAAAAATTTTGGGAAAATTATTTTTTATTCGCTTATTTTATTTTTTATACTGTTGCTGCTTTTTTATTATCTTAAAATTGTTACCGTTAATATATCTGTTGTAAAAGGCTTTTTAGGCTTGTCTTCAATATCCAGTGTTGATGCGGCCGCCCGTTTTTATGTAAGCGTGCTGCGTAATAATATTATTTCTTGTGTGGGCTTTGTTATTGGATTTATTATTGGATGGAGGTTTAGTTAA
- a CDS encoding GspE/PulE family protein gives MDEAPAIRLVYELINNALHIQASDIHCEPLREHLRIRYRVDGVLFDQSPIETSIASQVLSRIKVLAHIDVAERRIPQDGKFSIIVAAGTVDFRVATFPSLYGEKIVVRILDRCATIFNIQNIGLNHDMRASVSSIMHKPRGFFLVTGPTGSGKTTTLYAALSLINNHKKNIVTLEDPVEYTIDGITQGLINQDIGFTFERGIRALLRQDPDVIMVGEIRDAQTARVAIQAALTGHLVISTLHTNDAPGALMRLLDMNIEPFLINAALTGVLAQRLARRLCASCRYEVPLDSNMQAVIERYGLLINHAFMASGCEECYGLGERGRIGLFECLAISERIRTLLHDKPDFDTISGQAWHNGWRPLLYDAACKVDEGIISFNEILNLVA, from the coding sequence ATGGATGAAGCACCGGCTATACGTCTTGTGTATGAGCTGATTAATAATGCGTTACATATTCAAGCATCTGATATCCATTGCGAGCCGTTACGAGAACATCTTCGGATTCGTTATAGAGTTGATGGGGTTTTGTTTGATCAGTCGCCTATCGAAACAAGTATTGCATCTCAAGTTCTTTCTCGTATAAAAGTTCTTGCTCATATTGATGTTGCTGAAAGAAGAATTCCTCAAGATGGTAAATTTTCAATTATTGTTGCTGCAGGAACGGTAGATTTTCGAGTTGCTACGTTTCCTTCATTGTATGGCGAAAAAATTGTTGTTCGAATTCTTGATAGATGCGCAACCATATTTAATATACAAAATATTGGTTTAAATCATGACATGCGTGCGTCGGTTTCATCGATTATGCACAAACCGCGCGGATTTTTTTTGGTAACAGGTCCTACGGGATCTGGAAAAACAACAACATTGTATGCAGCATTATCGCTGATTAATAATCACAAGAAAAATATTGTAACGCTTGAGGATCCTGTTGAATACACTATTGATGGTATTACCCAGGGTCTTATTAATCAGGATATAGGTTTTACTTTTGAGCGCGGGATACGCGCTTTGTTGAGACAGGATCCTGATGTTATTATGGTGGGAGAAATTAGAGATGCTCAGACAGCGCGGGTTGCTATACAGGCGGCACTGACAGGTCATTTAGTGATTAGTACGCTCCATACCAATGATGCGCCTGGCGCACTTATGCGATTGCTGGATATGAATATTGAGCCATTTTTGATTAATGCCGCATTGACGGGTGTGCTTGCTCAACGATTAGCTCGTAGATTATGTGCTTCTTGCAGGTATGAAGTCCCTCTTGATTCTAATATGCAAGCAGTTATTGAGCGGTATGGATTATTAATTAATCACGCTTTTATGGCTTCTGGATGTGAAGAATGTTATGGCCTTGGTGAGCGCGGTCGCATAGGTTTATTTGAGTGTCTTGCTATTTCTGAGCGAATTAGGACATTGCTGCACGATAAACCGGACTTTGATACCATTTCTGGTCAAGCATGGCACAATGGGTGGCGACCATTATTGTATGATGCTGCCTGTAAGGTTGATGAGGGTATTATTTCATTTAATGAAATTTTGAATCTTGTAGCATAA
- the sufC gene encoding Fe-S cluster assembly ATPase SufC — MLLSIKNFSVAIQEKQVVKSIDLACLPGSVHFIMGPNGSGKSSLVSALMGHPRYEILGGSVHLGQLDILGLSIEKRALAGIFVAFQYPCEIPGVTIFTFLHEAYRSVRKIDITVAEFKRVIEEACHLVGLDSSFMYRYLHDGFSGGEKKRLELIQLIILQPKVAILDELDSGLDADGLIAVGATCAMMKKNHPDMIFIIISHYQKLIDHLRPDYIHIMMQGQLVAQGDVSLLTTLEHQGYHAFLQA, encoded by the coding sequence ATGTTGTTATCTATAAAAAATTTTTCTGTCGCTATTCAAGAGAAACAGGTGGTTAAATCGATCGATCTTGCCTGTTTGCCAGGGTCTGTTCATTTTATCATGGGGCCGAATGGATCCGGTAAAAGTTCATTGGTTTCCGCTCTTATGGGGCATCCCCGGTATGAAATTTTGGGCGGTTCTGTGCATTTAGGACAATTGGATATATTAGGACTTTCTATAGAAAAACGTGCCTTAGCAGGTATTTTTGTCGCTTTTCAGTATCCTTGTGAAATTCCAGGCGTCACTATTTTTACTTTTTTGCATGAAGCTTATCGATCTGTTCGTAAAATTGATATAACAGTTGCTGAATTCAAGCGCGTGATCGAAGAGGCATGTCATCTTGTGGGGCTTGATTCTTCGTTTATGTATCGTTATTTACATGATGGCTTTTCTGGCGGCGAAAAAAAAAGATTAGAGCTTATTCAATTGATTATATTGCAGCCAAAGGTCGCCATTCTTGACGAGCTTGATTCTGGTCTTGACGCGGATGGCTTGATAGCCGTTGGCGCAACATGTGCCATGATGAAAAAAAATCATCCCGATATGATCTTTATTATTATTAGTCACTATCAAAAATTAATTGATCATTTGCGGCCAGATTATATTCATATTATGATGCAGGGGCAATTGGTTGCTCAGGGAGACGTTTCTTTATTAACCACGCTTGAACATCAAGGATATCATGCATTCTTACAAGCTTGA